In the Bacteroidales bacterium genome, one interval contains:
- a CDS encoding OsmC family protein: protein MEKNYLNAEIKLIDNGLKFQTKTGNNPEIITDYIPPLGNGEGYMPLELFLISFGTCISGVVLPMLRKMQKNIEEYSVKIAGIRKTEHPTGFNKIILDIFIKSKDITKEEIEKIIKMAETTYCPIWSMLKSDIEIETNVFIK from the coding sequence ATGGAAAAAAATTATTTAAATGCAGAAATCAAATTGATAGATAACGGACTTAAATTTCAAACAAAAACAGGAAATAATCCGGAAATAATTACCGACTATATTCCTCCTTTGGGAAATGGCGAGGGATATATGCCGTTAGAATTATTTTTAATAAGTTTCGGAACTTGTATCAGTGGAGTCGTATTGCCGATGTTAAGAAAAATGCAAAAAAATATCGAAGAATATTCTGTGAAAATAGCAGGAATTAGAAAGACAGAACATCCTACCGGATTTAATAAAATAATTCTTGATATATTTATAAAATCAAAAGATATTACTAAAGAAGAAATAGAGAAAATAATTAAAATGGCCGAAACAACATACTGCCCTATATGGTCTATGCTGAAAAGCGACATAGAAATAGAAACAAACGTATTTATTAAATAG
- a CDS encoding 4Fe-4S binding protein — MANYKYHILVCGGTGCQASNSATIIENLKKELEAQNLQNDVQVIASGCFGFCEKGPIVKIMPDNTFYVRVTPEDAATIVAEHIIKGRKVEKLLYTDPETHKHISDSKHMGFYQKQLRIALNNCGFIDPENIDEAISRDAYLALGKVLSDMTPESCINEIKKSGLRGRGGGGFPTGLKWELARKSVSDQKYVVCNADEGDPGAFMDRSILEGDPHSVIEAMAICGYCIGADTGLIYIRAEYPLAIQRLKIALGQAREYGLLGKNILDSGFNFDIELRYGAGAFVCGEETALIHSMEGHRGEPTFKPPFPAVSGYLEKPTNVNNVETFACIPIIINKGADWFNTIGSEKSKGTKVFALAGKINNVGLIEVPMGTTLREVIYEIGGGIKGGKKFKAVQTGGPSGGCLTEKHLDTPIDYDNLIAAGSMMGSGGMIVMDEDDCMVSIAKFYLEFTVEESCGKCTPCRVGNKRLHEILDKITKGEGTMEDLDNLRNLSKVIKDTALCGLGQTSPNPVLSTIDNFWDEYVEHVTDKKCRSGVCRSMLRYVIDPEKCVGCTLCARNCPVNAITGERKMPHVIDQSICIKCGACKEKCKFNAIEIK, encoded by the coding sequence ATGGCTAATTATAAATATCATATTTTAGTTTGCGGCGGTACAGGATGTCAAGCTTCAAACAGTGCAACTATCATCGAGAATCTGAAAAAAGAACTCGAAGCACAAAATTTACAAAATGATGTTCAGGTAATTGCTTCAGGTTGTTTCGGATTCTGCGAAAAAGGACCTATCGTTAAAATAATGCCTGACAATACTTTCTACGTTCGCGTTACCCCTGAAGATGCTGCTACTATTGTTGCAGAACACATAATCAAGGGACGTAAAGTAGAAAAATTATTATATACTGATCCGGAAACTCATAAACATATCAGCGATTCCAAGCATATGGGCTTCTATCAAAAACAATTGAGAATAGCTCTAAATAACTGCGGATTCATTGATCCTGAAAATATTGACGAAGCTATTTCCCGCGATGCTTATTTAGCTCTTGGAAAAGTTCTTTCAGACATGACTCCGGAAAGCTGCATCAACGAAATTAAGAAATCCGGACTAAGAGGTCGTGGTGGCGGCGGTTTTCCCACAGGATTAAAATGGGAACTCGCACGTAAAAGCGTTAGCGATCAAAAATACGTTGTTTGTAACGCCGACGAAGGCGATCCGGGCGCGTTTATGGATAGATCAATCCTTGAAGGCGATCCTCATTCGGTTATTGAAGCAATGGCTATTTGCGGTTATTGCATCGGTGCAGATACCGGCCTTATTTATATCAGAGCCGAATATCCGTTAGCAATTCAACGATTGAAAATAGCTTTAGGACAAGCTCGTGAATACGGATTGTTAGGTAAAAATATTCTTGACAGCGGTTTCAATTTCGATATAGAACTTCGCTACGGAGCAGGTGCTTTCGTTTGCGGTGAAGAAACAGCTCTTATCCATTCTATGGAAGGCCATCGCGGTGAACCTACTTTCAAACCGCCGTTCCCGGCTGTTAGCGGTTACCTTGAAAAACCGACCAACGTTAACAACGTGGAAACTTTCGCTTGTATTCCTATCATTATTAACAAAGGCGCTGACTGGTTCAATACTATCGGTTCCGAAAAATCAAAGGGAACAAAAGTATTTGCTCTCGCCGGTAAAATCAATAACGTAGGTTTAATTGAAGTTCCAATGGGTACAACACTCCGTGAAGTAATTTATGAAATCGGCGGCGGTATAAAGGGCGGCAAAAAATTCAAAGCCGTTCAAACAGGCGGTCCTTCCGGCGGTTGCCTCACAGAAAAACATCTTGACACTCCTATCGACTATGATAATCTGATTGCAGCGGGTTCTATGATGGGTTCCGGCGGTATGATAGTTATGGACGAAGATGATTGTATGGTAAGTATTGCTAAATTCTACCTTGAATTTACAGTAGAGGAATCTTGCGGAAAATGTACACCTTGCCGTGTAGGTAATAAAAGATTACATGAAATTCTTGACAAAATTACCAAGGGCGAAGGAACTATGGAAGATCTCGACAACCTTAGAAATTTAAGTAAAGTTATTAAAGATACTGCTTTATGCGGATTAGGACAAACATCACCGAATCCTGTTTTATCTACAATAGATAATTTTTGGGATGAATACGTTGAGCACGTTACAGACAAAAAATGCCGTTCAGGTGTTTGTCGCAGCATGTTACGCTATGTCATTGATCCTGAAAAATGCGTAGGTTGTACATTGTGTGCACGCAACTGTCCTGTTAACGCTATTACAGGCGAACGTAAAATGCCTCACGTTATTGATCAATCTATTTGTATCAAATGCGGTGCATGTAAAGAAAAATGTAAATTTAATGCTATCGAAATTAAATAA
- a CDS encoding (2Fe-2S) ferredoxin domain-containing protein — translation MAKIKSLDDLRKVKSELQEKIKLRENADNPDAIVQIKVGMATSGIASGAKEVFNYLSEELPKRNIDAIVTQTGDMGYCYAEPTIEVTMPGQEPIVFGYVNITKANEIIEKYIKNGELVEGIIPKNYKSVE, via the coding sequence ATGGCAAAAATTAAATCACTTGACGATCTCCGTAAAGTAAAATCGGAATTACAAGAAAAAATTAAGCTTAGAGAAAATGCCGACAACCCAGATGCAATAGTTCAAATTAAGGTTGGGATGGCTACGAGTGGTATTGCTTCCGGCGCCAAGGAAGTTTTCAACTATCTAAGCGAAGAGTTACCCAAAAGAAATATTGATGCTATTGTTACCCAAACCGGTGACATGGGATATTGTTATGCAGAACCTACTATCGAAGTTACGATGCCCGGCCAAGAACCTATAGTTTTCGGCTATGTTAACATAACTAAAGCCAATGAGATTATTGAAAAATATATCAAAAACGGCGAGTTGGTCGAAGGTATTATCCCTAAAAACTACAAATCAGTTGAATAA
- a CDS encoding patatin-like phospholipase family protein: MKNQDIIKPYKIGLALSGGGIKGLCHAGALKALEEYGVKPDVISGVSAGSIVGALYADGYSPDEIGDFFRKVSFREMTSLEMSGGLFNINEFEKFLQKKLRSETFENLKIPLRIVATNLDNGHCVTFSQGKLLEKIIASCSLPVLFSPKKIDNVNYIDGGVLKNFPASTIREECDVLIGINASPMVAHDYKLGIRNVAMRSYHFMMKSNILHDKDICDILIEPIDMGNYDTFDVGKSREIFDVGYTSTKHIIEKGNFFPEEHD, encoded by the coding sequence ATGAAAAATCAAGACATCATTAAACCTTATAAAATAGGACTTGCATTAAGCGGTGGTGGCATAAAAGGTCTTTGTCATGCCGGAGCATTAAAGGCATTGGAAGAATATGGTGTTAAACCCGATGTAATTTCCGGAGTCAGTGCAGGTTCAATTGTCGGCGCCTTATATGCCGACGGTTATTCGCCGGATGAGATTGGTGATTTCTTTCGCAAAGTCAGTTTTCGCGAAATGACTTCGCTTGAGATGAGCGGCGGACTTTTTAACATAAATGAATTCGAAAAATTTTTGCAAAAGAAACTTCGTTCCGAAACTTTCGAAAACTTGAAGATTCCACTTAGAATTGTGGCAACAAATTTGGACAACGGACATTGTGTTACTTTTTCGCAGGGAAAATTACTTGAAAAAATAATCGCTTCATGCAGTTTACCGGTATTGTTCTCGCCAAAAAAAATTGATAATGTAAATTATATCGATGGCGGTGTTCTCAAGAATTTTCCGGCATCAACAATTAGGGAGGAATGTGATGTGTTGATTGGAATTAATGCCAGCCCGATGGTCGCTCATGATTATAAACTTGGTATTAGAAATGTTGCTATGAGATCTTATCATTTCATGATGAAATCTAATATTTTACACGATAAAGATATATGCGACATTTTGATTGAACCGATAGATATGGGAAATTACGACACTTTTGATGTCGGAAAGAGTCGCGAAATCTTCGACGTTGGCTACACCTCAACCAAACATATTATTGAAAAAGGTAATTTCTTCCCTGAGGAACACGATTAA
- a CDS encoding NAD(P)H-dependent oxidoreductase subunit E: MANIKITLRKDDVEKLKQVCKEFNNAPGELINVLHKAQGIFGYLPAEVQEIISKELKVPVAKIYGVVTFYSFFTMKPKGRFPISICMGTACYVRGAEKILDEIKKQLSLEVGATSEDGKFSLSCLRCVGACGLAPVVLIGEKTYGRVTQEGVKEILAEYDEM; encoded by the coding sequence ATGGCTAATATCAAAATAACTCTTCGCAAAGACGATGTAGAAAAATTAAAACAAGTTTGCAAAGAATTTAATAATGCTCCCGGTGAACTTATAAATGTTTTACATAAAGCTCAAGGTATCTTCGGATATCTTCCCGCTGAAGTTCAAGAGATTATTTCTAAAGAATTAAAAGTTCCCGTAGCAAAGATTTATGGCGTTGTAACTTTCTATTCATTTTTTACAATGAAGCCTAAAGGAAGATTCCCTATATCTATTTGCATGGGTACCGCTTGCTATGTTCGCGGCGCTGAAAAGATTTTAGATGAAATCAAAAAACAACTTTCTCTTGAAGTTGGCGCTACTTCCGAAGACGGTAAATTTTCTCTAAGTTGCTTACGTTGTGTTGGGGCCTGCGGTTTGGCACCTGTTGTTTTAATCGGTGAAAAAACCTACGGACGTGTAACACAAGAAGGCGTTAAGGAAATTCTTGCCGAATACGACGAAATGTAA
- a CDS encoding T9SS type A sorting domain-containing protein — MKKIIFFITFLFFQTFINLHAQDTLFIKEHKIIDMGESMIIEPNTVVLFTGEYKITVVGTIIAKGTEENPIKFTSMFNQNNPQGTSWRGIAFLSVNDNPTADSSIFEHCTFEHSYTYLACGNEGNGGAVNIYNSSIIRFSDCIFQNNCANFVGGAVALTNSDVVLERCIFQNNNTSDISESYGGAIATENSAFKMYNCIFDGNTSSSVGGAIYCNECNDAAIVGCEFRNNTGSSGGAAFITGCRDLKFNNNLFHHNTSTFFGAAFAVKNSNFRMLNCTVADNHSKQSGGGIYCSNDVIINIYNSIFAKNEAESSGDQIHIAYNESIVNLSNCTIEGGKDLFSGAGSGEYFLGIYNEIIEENIEFETYDNYDYYLPGNSPCIDAGEMKVLEYLDEYDFAGNARVVNGLIDIGAFERVDVLNIDKYNDEINELLVYPNPANDFITINLSSETLYGNYYIIDISGKILKTFNIKQINSKVNISDLNTGIYFIKNDFGYVSKFIVE, encoded by the coding sequence ATGAAAAAAATTATATTCTTTATAACTTTTCTTTTTTTCCAAACATTTATTAACCTGCATGCTCAAGACACTCTCTTTATTAAGGAGCATAAAATTATAGACATGGGAGAAAGCATGATAATTGAACCAAACACAGTAGTATTATTTACAGGCGAATATAAAATAACTGTTGTGGGAACAATCATTGCAAAAGGTACAGAAGAAAATCCGATTAAATTTACAAGTATGTTCAATCAAAATAATCCTCAGGGAACTTCATGGAGAGGTATTGCTTTTCTATCCGTAAATGATAATCCTACCGCAGATTCATCAATCTTTGAACATTGTACCTTCGAACATTCATATACATATTTAGCTTGTGGTAATGAAGGCAACGGAGGCGCCGTTAATATTTACAATTCTTCAATTATACGTTTTTCCGATTGTATTTTTCAAAACAATTGTGCAAATTTTGTTGGTGGAGCCGTAGCACTTACAAACTCTGATGTGGTTCTTGAGAGGTGCATTTTCCAAAACAATAATACCAGCGATATTTCCGAAAGTTACGGAGGTGCAATTGCAACGGAAAATTCCGCTTTTAAAATGTACAATTGTATTTTTGATGGCAACACATCAAGCAGTGTAGGCGGCGCTATTTATTGTAATGAATGCAACGATGCGGCTATTGTCGGCTGTGAGTTCAGAAACAACACCGGATCCAGTGGCGGTGCGGCTTTTATTACCGGTTGCAGAGATTTAAAATTTAACAATAACTTATTTCATCATAACACGAGCACTTTTTTTGGTGCGGCCTTTGCCGTTAAAAATTCTAATTTCAGGATGTTGAACTGCACTGTTGCGGACAATCATTCCAAACAAAGCGGCGGCGGTATTTATTGTAGTAATGATGTTATTATCAATATTTATAATTCAATTTTCGCAAAGAATGAAGCTGAATCAAGCGGAGACCAGATACATATAGCATACAATGAAAGTATTGTCAATTTATCTAACTGTACTATCGAAGGAGGAAAAGATTTATTCAGCGGTGCAGGCTCAGGAGAATATTTTCTTGGAATTTACAACGAAATTATTGAGGAAAACATCGAATTTGAAACATACGATAACTACGACTACTATCTTCCCGGAAACTCCCCATGCATTGATGCCGGTGAGATGAAAGTTTTGGAATATTTGGACGAATACGATTTTGCAGGCAACGCAAGGGTTGTTAACGGGTTAATAGATATCGGCGCTTTTGAAAGAGTTGATGTTTTAAATATTGATAAATATAATGATGAAATAAACGAATTATTGGTATATCCAAATCCGGCAAATGATTTCATCACAATTAATTTATCAAGTGAAACTCTCTACGGAAATTATTACATAATAGACATTTCCGGCAAAATTCTAAAAACTTTCAACATTAAACAAATTAATTCTAAAGTAAATATTTCCGATTTAAATACCGGTATTTACTTTATAAAGAATGATTTTGGTTACGTTAGTAAATTTATTGTTGAATAA
- a CDS encoding 1-acyl-sn-glycerol-3-phosphate acyltransferase, which yields MSKSKIYKYSFAYYLLSRIAFLFMRIYYRKIHIRGQENVPTDKPVIFAPNHKNGLMDPLLILFSFPHDQIVFMAVSYFFAVNKTFSTFLRFLKMLPVYRARENVADLDKNRDPFIEAIETLEQNKKLCLMPEGRQIEIRKLLPLVKGMFRIALFAQEKFGVSDGVKIIPVGIEYEDLNSSGRNVTIQFGKPLEMSDYFELYLENPAKAYNTIRADLYPRISELMLNVNSANHYESIYLATILQTDDYIIENKLADNVWNRLKAKQEICRNYLDEEKNNPEKLNILDAEMGRLLSSGKSSDKICRLLKKSQTIDVLKIILLLPFFIPGATVMLLPYFIIKFSARKMANKGFYSSLSFVMGIFIPALFFILYFFIFRFFMSALVSALISFVVIPILSIIAFKLKNLYFDTIQRFFFRRKYQIKTQELFHFF from the coding sequence ATGTCTAAAAGTAAAATATATAAATATAGTTTTGCTTATTATCTTCTTAGCAGAATAGCATTTCTGTTTATGCGGATTTATTACCGGAAAATACACATTCGCGGGCAAGAAAATGTTCCGACTGACAAACCAGTTATTTTTGCTCCAAACCATAAAAACGGGTTGATGGATCCTTTGCTTATTCTGTTTTCTTTTCCTCATGATCAGATTGTATTTATGGCTGTTAGCTATTTCTTTGCTGTCAATAAAACATTTTCAACGTTTCTGCGATTCCTTAAAATGTTGCCGGTATATCGCGCCCGCGAAAATGTTGCCGATTTAGACAAAAACAGGGATCCGTTTATAGAAGCCATTGAAACATTGGAACAAAATAAGAAACTTTGTCTTATGCCTGAAGGACGACAAATAGAAATCCGAAAATTATTACCCTTAGTTAAAGGCATGTTCCGTATTGCTCTTTTTGCACAGGAAAAGTTCGGCGTTTCAGATGGTGTAAAAATAATTCCTGTGGGAATTGAATACGAAGATTTAAATTCATCGGGACGGAATGTAACAATCCAATTTGGCAAACCGCTCGAAATGTCGGATTATTTCGAGTTGTATCTTGAAAATCCCGCAAAAGCATACAACACGATACGTGCCGATTTATACCCGAGAATATCGGAATTAATGTTAAATGTAAATTCTGCAAATCATTATGAATCAATCTATCTGGCAACTATTTTGCAAACAGATGATTATATTATCGAAAATAAACTTGCCGACAATGTATGGAATCGATTAAAAGCAAAACAGGAAATATGTCGCAACTATCTTGATGAAGAAAAAAACAATCCGGAGAAATTGAATATCTTGGATGCTGAAATGGGGAGATTATTAAGTTCCGGAAAAAGTAGTGACAAAATTTGTCGTTTACTAAAAAAGTCGCAAACTATTGATGTCCTGAAGATTATTTTATTATTGCCGTTTTTTATTCCCGGCGCAACAGTCATGCTTTTACCATATTTTATTATTAAATTTTCTGCCCGAAAAATGGCAAACAAAGGATTTTATTCGTCACTTTCCTTTGTTATGGGAATATTTATACCTGCACTATTTTTTATACTGTATTTTTTTATTTTCCGCTTTTTTATGTCTGCTTTGGTAAGCGCATTGATTTCTTTTGTTGTTATTCCGATATTAAGCATTATTGCTTTCAAATTAAAAAATCTTTATTTTGATACAATTCAACGTTTTTTCTTCCGAAGGAAATATCAAATAAAAACTCAAGAACTTTTTCATTTTTTTTAA
- a CDS encoding DNA alkylation repair protein produces MQKIITEIRKTLINCSDEKTREASNKFFKKGEEALVHGTKTVDVYKIGKEFLKEIKEKPKEEILEICEELWKSKYFEEAAIACIFTESLHKKYEPSDFLIFENWVRNYVNNWADCDTLCNHTIGTFIMMYPEYINELKKWAKSPQRFVKRASAVTLIIPARKGMFLNDIFEIADILLLDKDDMVQKGYGWMLKAASQAHQKEVFNYVISKKSVMPRTALRYAIEKMPQDLKTEAMKK; encoded by the coding sequence ATGCAGAAAATAATAACTGAAATCCGTAAAACATTGATAAATTGTTCCGATGAAAAAACGCGTGAAGCTTCAAACAAATTTTTCAAAAAAGGTGAAGAGGCTTTAGTTCACGGTACAAAAACTGTTGATGTTTACAAGATAGGTAAAGAATTTCTTAAAGAAATAAAAGAAAAACCAAAGGAAGAAATCTTAGAAATTTGTGAAGAACTTTGGAAATCTAAGTATTTTGAAGAAGCGGCTATTGCTTGTATATTCACAGAATCTTTACATAAGAAGTATGAACCTTCCGATTTTTTAATTTTTGAAAATTGGGTCAGAAATTATGTAAATAATTGGGCGGATTGCGATACTTTATGCAATCATACTATCGGAACATTTATAATGATGTATCCTGAATATATTAACGAATTAAAGAAATGGGCAAAATCTCCCCAAAGATTTGTAAAAAGGGCTTCTGCAGTTACATTAATTATTCCCGCCCGCAAAGGAATGTTTTTGAATGATATTTTTGAAATTGCAGATATTCTCCTACTTGATAAAGACGATATGGTACAAAAAGGTTACGGATGGATGTTAAAAGCAGCAAGCCAAGCTCATCAGAAAGAAGTTTTTAACTATGTAATATCGAAAAAATCGGTAATGCCACGTACTGCATTACGCTATGCGATTGAGAAAATGCCTCAGGATTTAAAAACCGAAGCAATGAAAAAATGA
- a CDS encoding class I SAM-dependent methyltransferase, producing the protein MNTDYKVGDLIYDASIYDGLNTFLFDLQFYKKWLPKNKDAKILELCCGTGRLTLPIAKDGYNICGVDYTSSMLEQAKIKASEAGLEINFIEADIRTLNLQKKFDLIFIPFNSIHHLYNNDDLFKTLNVVKNHLKDDGLFLLDCFNPNIRYIVESEKEQKVIAEYTTNDGRKVLIKQTMRYENSTQINRIEWHYFINGEFHSIQNLDMRMFFPQELDSYLEWNGFNIIHKFGGFEKEAFSDNSEKQIYVLAFN; encoded by the coding sequence ATGAATACTGATTACAAGGTTGGCGATTTGATTTATGACGCAAGTATTTATGATGGATTAAATACTTTCTTATTTGATTTGCAATTTTACAAAAAGTGGCTACCGAAAAATAAAGATGCTAAAATACTTGAGCTTTGCTGTGGTACGGGCAGACTTACGCTTCCAATTGCAAAGGACGGATACAATATTTGTGGAGTAGATTACACTTCATCAATGCTTGAACAAGCAAAGATAAAAGCTTCCGAAGCAGGATTAGAGATTAATTTCATTGAAGCAGATATTAGAACTTTAAACTTGCAGAAGAAATTCGACCTTATTTTTATTCCGTTTAATTCAATCCATCATTTGTATAATAATGATGATTTATTTAAGACACTGAATGTCGTTAAAAATCACCTCAAAGATGATGGTTTATTTCTTTTAGACTGCTTCAATCCTAATATTCGATATATTGTCGAAAGCGAAAAAGAGCAAAAAGTAATTGCCGAATATACAACCAACGATGGACGGAAAGTATTGATAAAGCAGACAATGCGTTATGAAAACTCAACCCAGATTAATCGCATAGAATGGCATTATTTTATAAACGGTGAGTTTCATTCAATCCAAAATTTGGATATGAGAATGTTTTTCCCTCAAGAATTAGATTCATATTTGGAATGGAATGGTTTCAATATTATTCACAAGTTTGGAGGATTTGAAAAAGAAGCATTTAGTGATAATTCGGAAAAACAGATATACGTTTTAGCATTTAATTAG
- a CDS encoding [FeFe] hydrogenase, group A has product METIKINIDNKNLEVPKGSTILQAARMNGIHIPTLCYLSLDDMNIENKPGGCRVCVVEVEGRKNLAPACATECLEGMIIKTHTTRILNARRTVVELILSDHPADCLVCAKSGNCELQTLAQDLGIRQITYQGEQSTYRMDTSPAIIRDVDKCIMCRRCEMMCNTVQTVGALSAINRGFEAVVAPAFEQDLIKSTCTYCGQCVAVCPTGALTEVDHTPQLIRDLADPNKTVIVQTAPAVRVALGEEFGMKPGSIVTGKMAAALKEIGFDYVFDTDFAADLTIMEEGTELLDRLTKYLNGDKDVKLPILTSCCPAWVNFFEYYFPEMRDIPSTARSPQQMFGAVAKNYFAKKIGVDRKDLVVVSVMPCLAKKYECGRDEFKENGDPDVNYSISTRELAHLIKQCNIDFNKLPDADFDNPLGESTGASVIFGTTGGVIEAAVRTAYEVFTKKKLEKIDFECLRGLENIRQATVDFNGTKINIGIAHGLGNARKLLESVKKGECSFHAIEIMACPGGCIAGGGQPLHHGNVDIIKARHAAIYEEDKNKPIRKSHENPYIIKLYEEFLGKPCGELSHHLLHTHYFDKSKVEICIE; this is encoded by the coding sequence ATGGAAACAATAAAAATAAATATCGATAATAAGAATTTGGAAGTACCAAAAGGTTCTACCATTTTACAAGCAGCAAGAATGAACGGTATTCATATCCCGACTTTATGTTATCTTAGTCTTGATGATATGAATATCGAAAATAAACCGGGCGGATGTAGAGTTTGCGTTGTGGAAGTTGAAGGAAGAAAAAATCTTGCTCCCGCTTGTGCTACCGAATGTCTTGAAGGTATGATCATAAAAACTCATACAACAAGAATTTTAAATGCACGCAGAACAGTTGTCGAACTAATTCTTTCAGACCATCCTGCAGATTGTCTGGTTTGTGCAAAAAGCGGTAATTGTGAATTACAAACTCTTGCTCAAGATCTGGGAATAAGACAAATTACATATCAAGGAGAACAATCTACATATCGTATGGATACATCTCCGGCTATCATCCGTGATGTTGACAAATGTATCATGTGCCGCCGTTGTGAAATGATGTGTAACACCGTTCAAACTGTAGGTGCTTTATCTGCAATCAACCGTGGTTTTGAAGCTGTTGTTGCTCCTGCTTTCGAACAAGACCTTATAAAATCAACATGTACTTATTGCGGTCAATGTGTTGCGGTTTGTCCGACAGGCGCTCTTACCGAAGTTGACCACACTCCGCAACTTATCAGAGATCTCGCCGATCCTAATAAAACCGTTATAGTTCAAACAGCTCCTGCAGTTCGTGTTGCTTTAGGTGAAGAATTCGGGATGAAACCGGGTAGCATTGTTACCGGTAAAATGGCCGCTGCTCTTAAGGAAATCGGATTCGACTATGTTTTTGATACCGATTTTGCTGCGGATCTTACTATTATGGAAGAAGGAACAGAATTACTTGACCGTTTGACAAAATACTTAAACGGCGATAAAGATGTTAAACTTCCTATTTTAACATCTTGCTGTCCTGCTTGGGTTAATTTCTTCGAATATTATTTCCCTGAAATGAGAGATATCCCGTCAACAGCACGTTCTCCGCAACAAATGTTCGGCGCAGTAGCCAAAAATTATTTCGCTAAGAAAATCGGCGTAGATAGAAAAGATTTGGTTGTTGTATCCGTAATGCCTTGTTTAGCTAAGAAATATGAATGCGGCCGTGACGAGTTCAAAGAAAACGGAGATCCGGATGTTAACTATTCAATCTCAACAAGAGAATTGGCTCATTTAATCAAACAATGTAATATAGATTTCAATAAACTACCTGATGCTGATTTTGACAATCCATTAGGAGAATCCACAGGTGCGTCTGTTATATTCGGTACTACCGGCGGCGTTATTGAAGCAGCCGTTAGAACAGCTTATGAAGTTTTCACAAAGAAAAAACTGGAAAAGATTGATTTCGAATGTTTACGCGGACTGGAAAATATTCGTCAGGCTACTGTTGATTTCAACGGAACCAAAATAAATATAGGTATTGCTCACGGTTTGGGAAATGCCCGTAAACTTTTAGAAAGCGTTAAGAAAGGTGAATGTTCATTCCATGCTATAGAAATCATGGCTTGTCCGGGCGGATGTATTGCCGGCGGCGGACAACCTCTGCATCACGGAAACGTAGACATCATAAAAGCACGTCACGCTGCAATTTATGAAGAAGACAAAAACAAACCTATCAGAAAATCTCATGAAAATCCGTATATTATTAAACTATACGAAGAATTCTTAGGCAAACCATGTGGAGAATTATCACATCATTTATTGCATACTCATTATTTCGACAAAAGTAAAGTTGAAATATGTATTGAATAA